CAAAGGAGTGATGCACATGTTGACACTTTATACTTCCCCAAGTTGTACGTCCTGCCGTAAGGCTCGTGCATGGTTGCAAGAACACGAGATTCCATTCAAAGAAAGAAATATCTTCTCAGAACCATTGAATATTTCTGAATTGAAAGCAATTTTGCGAATGACAGAAGATGGAACAGAGGAGATTATCTCTACTCGTTCTAAGGTTTTCCAAAAACTTAATATGGATTTGGATGAACTTCCGTTGCAGGACTTGCTAGAGTTAGTAAAAGAGAATCCTGGATTGTTGCGTCGACCAATAATGATTGATGAAAAAAGATTACAGGTTGGTTTTAATGAGGATGAAATTCGACGTTTCTTGCCAAGAGGAGTTAGGCAACTGGAATTACGTCAAGCGCAATTGATGGCAGGTTTATAAAATGAAAAAAGGAGAACCTTTGTCCTTGTGACAAGGGTTTTCTTTTATATTGATCTCTACATAGTAAGTGGATTATCACTTTTTTTATAAATAATTATAGAAAAAGTACATATAAGTAGGTAGAACAAGATTTTAGGATTATACTAAGACAGCAGATTATTTAGGAATATTATTACTTTTCCCTTTACATTTGGCGTGATTCCGCTACAATGTACGTAAGAATAAGTTTCCTGATTAGCAAAAGTGAGGTGTAGCGACATGGAAATGGAACATATCAATGAAAATACCATACGTGTGTTGATTGGTAATGAAGATCTGGCTGACAGAGGGATCACTTTTTTAGATTTACTTGGCAACCACAAGGAAGTAGAAAATTTTTTCTATAGTATTTTAGAAGAAGTTGATGTGGAAGATGAATTTCAGGGCAGTGAAGCTGTTACCTTTCAGGTTCTGCCAAAAAGCGATGGTTTAGAACTATTTATTAGTAAGAATGCATCGATTGACGAAGTATCTAATTTTGAAGGCTTTAATGATTTAAATTCAGAAGAAGTCAGTAATATAATTCGTAAACAAATTGAAGAAGATTTTGCTGATGAGACACAGGAATTTGCTGATAATACGGTGAAAAATT
This sequence is a window from Enterococcus sp. 7F3_DIV0205. Protein-coding genes within it:
- the spxA gene encoding transcriptional regulator SpxA, whose product is MLTLYTSPSCTSCRKARAWLQEHEIPFKERNIFSEPLNISELKAILRMTEDGTEEIISTRSKVFQKLNMDLDELPLQDLLELVKENPGLLRRPIMIDEKRLQVGFNEDEIRRFLPRGVRQLELRQAQLMAGL
- a CDS encoding adaptor protein MecA translates to MEMEHINENTIRVLIGNEDLADRGITFLDLLGNHKEVENFFYSILEEVDVEDEFQGSEAVTFQVLPKSDGLELFISKNASIDEVSNFEGFNDLNSEEVSNIIRKQIEEDFADETQEFADNTVKNLVFELNDFDTMVQLANEVFLQSVIANLYTFKGTYYLQVIFLLDELGKADVENELAQLLEFTNLSTVTPETLNEYGTCIMERNALELTRYYFE